The genomic DNA CTCGCTCCGAGTATCACCGAAATGCTGTTTTCTCTCGGACTGGATGACCAGATCGTCGGGGTAACCGATTTTTGTGACTACCCAGACGCAGCAAAATCGAAAGCCAGGGTGGGATATTCGAATCCTAGTACGGAAGCTTTGATTGCACTCCGACCGGAACTCGTGCTGGCCCCCAAAGATTTTCTTCGTCCTGATCTCCAGACCAAACTCGACCAATTGAAAATTCCCCTTTTCGTTCTTGACGCTCAAACATTGGAGGATATCCTGCTCCAAATTCAAACATTGGGAAAAATGTTTGAGAAAACGTCGGCGGCGAATGAAGTGACCCAGAGGATGCGCCAACGTATCGTCGAAATTCGACGCAAAGTTGAAACACTGCCGGCAAGGCGCGTGTTGTATGTCCTGAATAGCCGGCCATTGATAGCCGTGGGACCTGGAAGTTTCATCCATCCGATGATCGGTCTAGCGGGAGGTGTCAACATTGCGGCACGGGCAGGCGTTGCCTATCCAAAACTCAGTATGGAGACGGTGTTGAAGGAAGATCCGGAGGTGTTGATCTTCCCGAGTGAAACGGTGCCGCGCAGCGAGCAACAACAATGGCTGCGGTGGGACTCTCTCTCAGCCGTCAAACTGCGGCGTTTTCACGAAGTCTCTTCCAGCTTATTGAATCGTCCGGGCCCTCGAATCATCGAGGGCTTGGAACAACTCGCCCGTGCCATCCATCCTGAAACATTCGGTTCGGGTGAAGGTGCCGTTCATCCGTGATATTCCTATGAAGCCGCCGCCTGCCAGGGTTCAATCTGATTCATGTGCCGGAGCCTTATCCGGGAAAGCATGCCGTGCGTACCCAACAGGCGGCCTTGTCGCTCAAGGCGCCATTCTCACGAATTCCCGCTGGATTGCGACGCTGGGAATTCTTAGTCTCGCGGCAATAGTGGTTAGCCTCCTCTGTCTTCACTTCGGTACACAACCTATTCCGTATAGCGAGATCCTGCGCGTGTTTGTCGACGCCATGAGCCGCAAGGAAATCGACGGCGGGGCATCAGATATCACGAGAACCATTCTCCTGCAGGTTCGATTACCGAGAATGCTGTTGGGTTTCTTAATCGGATGTTCCCTGGCAACGGTGGGCGTTGCCTTGCAGGCACTGTTACGCAATCCGTTGGCGGATCCCTATGTGCTTGGTGTTTCCAGTGGAGCTGCGCTTGGAGCAGCGGTTGGAGTCTTGTTCGGAGCGGGCACCACATTTTTGGCAGAAACCGCTCTGCCGGCCTGCGGATTTGCCGGGGGCCTATTGGCGCTCGTGATCGTGTATCGAATGGCCGCTCACTATGAGCAATTGCCCATTCACAGTCTGTTGCTGGCCGGAGTGATCTTGAACGCTATCTTTTCAGCTGTGATCATGTTCATCACGTCGGTCTTAGAGCCGAACCGTTCATACGGCATGATGGCGTGGCTGATGGGAACGCTGACTGCTCCTACCTATGGTGGTTTGGTTGGACTCGTTGTCTATCTTTCAATCGGGCTTTTCCTCCTGTTTAGCCAAATGCGGACACTCAATGTTTTGGCTTTAGGGGAAGAATCCGCTCGCACCCTCGGTATCGATACGGAACAGACAAAGCGGTTTATCTTTGTATTAACGGCATTGTTGACGGGAGCGGTCGTATCGGTCAGCGGAATGATCGGATTTATCGGGATGGTCGTGCCCCATGCGGTGCGTTTGGTCACAGGTGCCGATCATCGGCTGCTTCTTCCGGCATCGGCTCTGGTCGGCGGCACATTTCTTATGGGTGCCGATACGATCGCCCGGACGCTGATATCACCGGCAGAAATTCCAGTCGGTATCATCACGGCCCTGGCTGGTGGGCCGTTCTTTGTCTATCTCTTAATTTGGCGAAAGGATCGTTTAGCGTGAGTGCCTTGCATGACTGCCGGTCAATGCGAGAGATGACTGTAGATTCAGTCAGCGTCGCCGAACGAAGTCCGGCGTATGACGTACGCTCGGTTCATTTCCGCTACCAGTCAAGGGAATCGGATGCGGCCAAGTGGATTCTTGATGACCTTTCCTTTCGCGTTCAAGAGGGTGAAGTGCTGGGTGTCGTCGGTCCCAATGGATCTGGAAAAACCTCCTTGCTCAAAGTATTGGCGCGGCTCATGAATCCGGTGCAAGGCCGCATTGATTTATTCGGACAGCCGTTGGTCTCTATGGCTCAACGAGAGGTGGCCTGTTCAGTCGGGGTCGTTCCACAAGATTCACAGCAGTTGTTTCCGTTCACGGTCGCGGAAACCGTATTGATGGGACGATTTCCCCATCGCCCTCGGAGCCGTTGGGTCGGAGGATTTGGATGGGAAAGCCGAGACGATATCGCCATCGCGGAGCAGGCGATGATGACGATGGACATCATGCATTTGGCTCATCGTACGGTAACGGATCTTTCCGGCGGCGAGCGGCAACGAACCGTCATCGCCCGTGCCTTGGCGCAATCTCCCATGGTCCTGTTGCTTGATGAACCGACGGCCTTCCTTGACTTACAGCACCAAATCGATATCTGTCGGGTCATACGACAGCTCAAGGAAGAACGAGGACTCACCATTGTTCTTGTATCCCATGATTTGA from Nitrospira sp. includes the following:
- a CDS encoding Iron ABC transporter, ATP-binding protein gives rise to the protein MSALHDCRSMREMTVDSVSVAERSPAYDVRSVHFRYQSRESDAAKWILDDLSFRVQEGEVLGVVGPNGSGKTSLLKVLARLMNPVQGRIDLFGQPLVSMAQREVACSVGVVPQDSQQLFPFTVAETVLMGRFPHRPRSRWVGGFGWESRDDIAIAEQAMMTMDIMHLAHRTVTDLSGGERQRTVIARALAQSPMVLLLDEPTAFLDLQHQIDICRVIRQLKEERGLTIVLVSHDLNLVSQYCDRILLLNRGRVIRLGCPEEVIEPEALEAVYRCRVLVDRHPDTALPRVTLPGHSLSGRT
- a CDS encoding Vitamin B12 ABC transporter, substrate-binding protein BtuF, with the translated sequence MKKRVQSSGSIQALGIFLLSRWHRYRPVMSMWFLTVLSAFLTQAAECGQGDDSEMKRRPQGILTGMPFMAHVSSRSFVDDAGHRIYLAKPPARVVSLAPSITEMLFSLGLDDQIVGVTDFCDYPDAAKSKARVGYSNPSTEALIALRPELVLAPKDFLRPDLQTKLDQLKIPLFVLDAQTLEDILLQIQTLGKMFEKTSAANEVTQRMRQRIVEIRRKVETLPARRVLYVLNSRPLIAVGPGSFIHPMIGLAGGVNIAARAGVAYPKLSMETVLKEDPEVLIFPSETVPRSEQQQWLRWDSLSAVKLRRFHEVSSSLLNRPGPRIIEGLEQLARAIHPETFGSGEGAVHP
- a CDS encoding Vitamin B12 ABC transporter, permease protein BtuC; the protein is MKPPPARVQSDSCAGALSGKACRAYPTGGLVAQGAILTNSRWIATLGILSLAAIVVSLLCLHFGTQPIPYSEILRVFVDAMSRKEIDGGASDITRTILLQVRLPRMLLGFLIGCSLATVGVALQALLRNPLADPYVLGVSSGAALGAAVGVLFGAGTTFLAETALPACGFAGGLLALVIVYRMAAHYEQLPIHSLLLAGVILNAIFSAVIMFITSVLEPNRSYGMMAWLMGTLTAPTYGGLVGLVVYLSIGLFLLFSQMRTLNVLALGEESARTLGIDTEQTKRFIFVLTALLTGAVVSVSGMIGFIGMVVPHAVRLVTGADHRLLLPASALVGGTFLMGADTIARTLISPAEIPVGIITALAGGPFFVYLLIWRKDRLA